The following are encoded in a window of bacterium SCSIO 12643 genomic DNA:
- a CDS encoding T9SS type A sorting domain-containing protein has protein sequence MKKIFTLLSVVLISGALSAQYYQLPFINAGQNPGGLNTDEDQTAAYMLANSTGYTQVLNSGDTDWSSAQTLPFSFTFNGNSYNSVYVAPNGVVSFTASTGVGPGNNVALPTAMIPDNSICIWGLNLSGGNDGVIVKTHGTAPNRQYWITWASASWPQGGGWVYWSIALEETTNKIYIVDARNYVNAGAGVALTAGIQFDASNAMSVPGSPALASVNSATSGGSDVGPADNSYYAFIPGVQPDYEATMSDLMTPNYLKLGQGGTSVEATITNLGAQTITDLELSYSVDGGTPVVATVSGLSIASGTSATVTHPTAWDPTTEATFNVEFWASAINGNPDSDPSNDKTDKNTTTYSNAYPRVVLYETFTSSTCPPCVPGNANFEGIIATLPDSQFASIKYQMSWPGDGDPYNAADGNTRRGYYNISSVPGMEIDGGWDGNSNAFTMAEHTAALEVPAFVNIDAEYNVTVADQKVRTCATITALKDLGNASLQIAIKEHKTVQNVGTNGETEFFDVVKKMVPDADGETVNITAGMNQKICKDYTFQGNFRLPNNATDLINDATEHSVEEFTDLGVVVWLQASDKTVFNAANATSGITSVNNVDAANNNINIYPNPAVSNTTLAISSADAANASIKVLDLVGKTVIYMNNVKVNGGQNNIELNTASLNAGVYMVEVTIDGQVSTSQLVIQK, from the coding sequence ATGAAAAAAATCTTTACTTTATTATCTGTGGTATTGATTTCGGGAGCTCTTTCTGCTCAGTATTATCAATTACCATTTATTAATGCTGGTCAAAATCCTGGTGGTTTAAATACCGATGAAGATCAAACAGCTGCTTATATGTTAGCTAATTCAACAGGATATACTCAGGTATTAAACTCTGGTGATACAGATTGGTCATCAGCGCAAACTCTACCATTTTCATTTACCTTTAATGGAAACTCTTACAATTCTGTATATGTTGCACCAAATGGTGTTGTTTCATTTACTGCTTCAACTGGAGTGGGACCTGGTAATAATGTAGCTCTTCCTACAGCAATGATTCCAGATAACTCAATTTGTATTTGGGGATTAAACTTAAGTGGTGGTAACGATGGTGTTATCGTTAAGACTCACGGTACTGCACCAAACAGACAATACTGGATCACTTGGGCTTCAGCATCATGGCCTCAAGGCGGTGGCTGGGTTTACTGGTCAATCGCTTTAGAAGAAACAACTAACAAAATTTATATCGTAGACGCACGTAACTATGTGAATGCAGGAGCTGGTGTAGCTTTAACTGCTGGTATTCAATTTGACGCTAGTAACGCAATGAGTGTTCCTGGGTCTCCAGCTTTAGCTTCAGTAAACAGTGCAACTTCTGGTGGTTCTGATGTTGGTCCTGCGGACAACTCTTACTACGCATTCATTCCTGGTGTTCAACCAGATTACGAAGCTACTATGTCAGATTTAATGACTCCTAATTACTTAAAATTAGGTCAAGGTGGAACAAGTGTTGAAGCTACTATCACTAACTTAGGTGCTCAAACGATCACTGACTTAGAATTATCTTATAGTGTTGATGGTGGTACTCCAGTTGTAGCTACAGTTTCTGGTTTAAGTATTGCTTCTGGTACTTCAGCTACTGTAACGCATCCAACTGCGTGGGATCCAACTACTGAAGCTACTTTCAACGTTGAGTTCTGGGCTTCTGCTATTAACGGAAATCCTGATTCTGATCCATCAAATGATAAAACAGACAAAAACACTACAACGTATTCTAATGCATACCCAAGAGTAGTTCTTTACGAAACTTTCACAAGTTCTACATGTCCTCCATGTGTTCCTGGTAATGCAAACTTCGAAGGTATTATCGCTACACTTCCAGATTCTCAATTTGCTTCTATCAAGTATCAAATGAGCTGGCCAGGTGATGGTGATCCATACAACGCTGCTGATGGAAACACTAGAAGAGGATATTACAACATTAGTTCTGTTCCTGGAATGGAAATCGATGGTGGATGGGATGGTAACTCAAATGCCTTCACTATGGCTGAGCACACTGCTGCTCTTGAAGTACCAGCTTTCGTTAACATTGATGCTGAATATAACGTAACTGTTGCAGATCAAAAAGTGAGAACTTGCGCAACTATTACTGCATTAAAAGATTTAGGTAACGCTTCACTTCAAATTGCTATTAAAGAGCACAAAACAGTTCAAAACGTTGGAACAAACGGTGAGACTGAGTTCTTTGATGTTGTGAAAAAAATGGTTCCAGATGCAGATGGTGAAACAGTAAACATTACTGCTGGAATGAACCAAAAAATCTGTAAAGATTACACTTTCCAGGGTAACTTCAGATTACCTAACAATGCAACTGACTTGATTAATGATGCAACTGAGCACTCTGTTGAGGAATTCACTGATTTAGGTGTTGTAGTTTGGTTACAAGCTTCTGACAAAACAGTTTTCAATGCTGCGAATGCAACGAGTGGAATTACTTCTGTAAACAATGTTGATGCTGCAAATAACAACATCAATATTTATCCAAATCCTGCAGTAAGCAATACTACTTTAGCTATTTCTTCTGCTGATGCGGCTAACGCGTCAATTAAAGTTTTAGACTTAGTAGGTAAAACTGTAATCTACATGAACAATGTAAAAGTGAACGGTGGTCAAAACAACATCGAGTTAAATACTGCAAGCTTAAACGCTGGTGTTTACATGGTGGAAGTGACTATTGATGGTCAGGTTTCTACTTCACAATTAGTGATCCAGAAATAA
- a CDS encoding T9SS type A sorting domain-containing protein, with the protein MKKTLLFAGALALASNLSAQIFSEDFEGGSMPAGWGVTTNATDGGWNVGTANTLGSQYFPLTGNNTQFAATNDDDCNCDKSDDFLYTAAIDLTNQSGAVFMKYSQYYFAAAYQGAQEVATVEVSTNGGSSYSVLGTLSGAGAWTDVIVDLSSYAGQNIMVGFRYNDDGGWVYGMGIDDISVYVPADEDVTLSSLDIPNYSKLSNGAVDIKGSIRNNGGAAITSMDVEYTVNGGSPVAATLTGLNVAPLTDYDFTHTTPWTPSAEGDYTIEVKVTAVNGVADADISDNVQTHDINVYTNAYPRVVLYETFTSSTCPPCVPGNANFEGIIATLPDSQFASIKYQMSWPGNGDPYNAADGNTRRGYYNISSVPGMEIDGGWDGNSNSFTAALHDAALEVPAFVNIDAEYNVTVDDQTVRTCATITALKDLGNASLQIAIKEHKTVQNVGTNGETEFFDVVKKMVPDADGETVNITAGMNQKICKDYTFQGNFRLPNSAQDLINDATEHSVEEFTDLGVVVWLQASDKTVFNAANATSGITSVNNVDAANNNINIYPNPAVSNTTLAISSADAANASIKVLDLVGKTVIYMNNVKVNGGQNNIELNTASLNAGVYMVEVTIDGQVSTSQLVIQK; encoded by the coding sequence ATGAAAAAAACTTTACTTTTTGCTGGAGCCTTGGCTCTTGCGAGCAACTTATCCGCTCAAATCTTTAGTGAAGATTTTGAGGGAGGATCTATGCCTGCCGGATGGGGGGTAACCACAAATGCTACTGATGGTGGATGGAACGTTGGAACTGCTAACACATTAGGTTCTCAATATTTCCCATTAACTGGAAACAACACACAATTCGCGGCTACCAATGATGATGATTGTAACTGTGATAAAAGTGATGACTTTTTATATACCGCGGCTATTGACCTGACGAATCAATCTGGCGCTGTTTTCATGAAATATTCTCAATACTATTTTGCTGCTGCCTACCAGGGAGCTCAAGAAGTTGCTACCGTTGAAGTATCTACTAACGGTGGTTCATCATATTCTGTTTTAGGTACATTATCAGGTGCTGGTGCATGGACTGACGTAATTGTTGATTTAAGTAGCTATGCTGGTCAAAACATTATGGTAGGTTTCCGTTATAACGATGATGGTGGATGGGTTTATGGAATGGGTATTGACGACATTTCTGTTTACGTTCCTGCTGACGAAGATGTTACTTTATCTTCTTTGGATATTCCTAACTATTCTAAATTAAGTAACGGTGCTGTAGATATTAAAGGATCTATTAGAAACAACGGTGGTGCCGCTATTACTTCTATGGATGTAGAGTATACCGTAAATGGTGGTTCTCCTGTTGCTGCGACTTTAACTGGTTTAAACGTTGCTCCTCTAACAGATTACGATTTCACGCATACTACTCCTTGGACTCCATCTGCAGAAGGTGATTACACTATTGAAGTAAAAGTTACTGCAGTAAATGGTGTGGCTGATGCGGACATTTCAGACAATGTTCAAACTCATGACATTAATGTTTACACTAATGCATACCCAAGAGTAGTTCTTTACGAAACTTTCACAAGTTCTACATGTCCTCCATGTGTTCCTGGTAATGCAAACTTCGAAGGTATTATCGCTACACTTCCAGATTCTCAATTTGCTTCTATCAAGTATCAAATGAGCTGGCCAGGTAACGGTGATCCATACAACGCTGCTGATGGAAACACTAGAAGAGGATATTACAACATTAGTTCTGTTCCTGGAATGGAAATCGATGGTGGATGGGATGGTAACTCTAACTCTTTCACTGCTGCACTTCACGATGCTGCACTTGAAGTTCCTGCATTCGTTAACATTGATGCTGAATATAACGTAACTGTGGACGATCAAACTGTAAGAACTTGTGCAACTATTACTGCATTAAAAGATTTAGGTAACGCTTCACTTCAAATTGCTATTAAAGAGCATAAAACAGTTCAAAACGTTGGAACAAACGGTGAAACTGAGTTCTTTGATGTTGTGAAAAAAATGGTTCCAGATGCAGATGGTGAAACAGTAAACATTACTGCTGGAATGAACCAAAAAATCTGTAAAGATTATACTTTCCAGGGTAACTTCAGATTACCAAACAGTGCACAAGATTTAATTAATGATGCAACTGAGCACTCTGTTGAGGAATTCACTGATTTAGGTGTTGTAGTTTGGTTACAAGCTTCTGATAAAACAGTTTTCAATGCTGCAAATGCAACGAGTGGAATTACTTCTGTAAACAATGTTGATGCTGCAAATAACAACATCAATATTTATCCAAATCCTGCAGTAAGCAATACTACTTTAGCTATTTCTTCTGCTGATGCGGCTAACGCGTCAATTAAAGTTTTAGACTTAGTAGGTAAAACTGTAATCTACATGAACAATGTAAAAGTGAACGGTGGTCAAAACAACATCGAGTTAAATACTGCAAGCTTAAACGCTGGTGTTTACATGGTGGAAGTGACTATTGATGGTCAGGTTTCTACTTCACAATTGGTGATTCAGAAATAA
- a CDS encoding T9SS type A sorting domain-containing protein produces MKKILPIFIAAMVFSVSSIAQITFSKDTAYLQLQDGVLNAAKILLSNNSGHDIDLRWSLIQSTLNDNVNGTYPNTVSWKMQFCDCVTCIGNDFGVLPTGAQCPDAMPDGTNEEWYLTADPNGQNPTADGMFIIEVQNVTDNIKDTLVYIAEAPNSVKKVSYNANVASFPNPANNELVVNYQLTNVSSPVLNVYSIIGGKVGAYELNSVTGTLNLNTSDFENGMYFFTIEEKGQRVYIQKFNVVH; encoded by the coding sequence ATGAAAAAAATACTCCCAATATTTATAGCGGCAATGGTTTTTAGCGTAAGCTCTATTGCTCAAATTACATTTAGTAAGGATACAGCTTACTTGCAGTTGCAGGACGGGGTGTTAAATGCAGCAAAAATCTTATTGTCCAATAATTCTGGTCATGATATTGACTTAAGATGGAGCTTGATTCAATCAACGCTGAATGATAATGTAAATGGAACTTATCCTAATACCGTAAGCTGGAAAATGCAGTTTTGCGATTGTGTAACTTGTATTGGTAACGATTTTGGAGTTTTGCCAACAGGTGCTCAGTGCCCTGATGCAATGCCTGATGGTACAAATGAAGAGTGGTATTTAACTGCTGATCCAAATGGGCAAAATCCAACTGCCGATGGTATGTTTATTATCGAGGTTCAAAATGTTACTGACAACATTAAGGATACGTTGGTTTACATTGCAGAGGCTCCGAATTCTGTGAAGAAAGTGAGTTATAATGCTAATGTGGCAAGTTTTCCAAATCCTGCGAATAATGAATTAGTTGTAAACTATCAGTTGACAAATGTTTCTTCTCCTGTTTTAAATGTGTATAGCATTATTGGTGGGAAAGTAGGAGCATATGAGTTAAACTCTGTTACTGGAACATTAAACCTGAATACTTCGGATTTCGAAAATGGGATGTATTTCTTCACTATTGAAGAGAAAGGACAAAGAGTTTACATTCAAAAGTTCAATGTGGTTCATTAA
- a CDS encoding NAD-dependent deacylase, whose protein sequence is MKNIVVLTGAGISAESGLATFRASNGLWNNYSIYEVATPEAWNNNKQLVLDFYNFRRKELQKVKPNSAHLSLAELQNHFHVEIITQNVDNLHEQAGSKNVLHLHGLLTQAKGEFSHTPIMDIEYQDIKLGDLTPSGEQMRPHVVWFGEDVPLIEDAHEKCQKADILIIIGTSLQVYPAAGLIHAVPPSCQIFLIDPHADEIDVPHHIKLFKEKASDKVPKLIQQLLNSKQ, encoded by the coding sequence ATGAAAAACATCGTTGTACTTACTGGAGCTGGAATAAGTGCCGAAAGTGGACTTGCCACATTTAGAGCATCCAATGGGTTATGGAACAACTATAGTATTTACGAGGTAGCCACCCCAGAAGCCTGGAATAACAACAAGCAACTCGTTTTAGACTTTTACAATTTCAGAAGAAAAGAACTCCAAAAGGTCAAACCCAATTCTGCCCACCTTTCACTAGCCGAACTACAAAATCACTTCCATGTTGAGATCATTACTCAAAATGTAGACAATCTACATGAGCAGGCAGGTTCTAAAAATGTTCTGCATCTACATGGACTTCTAACTCAAGCCAAAGGCGAATTTTCACACACTCCAATCATGGATATCGAATACCAGGATATTAAACTTGGAGATCTCACTCCTTCCGGAGAACAAATGCGTCCACATGTCGTTTGGTTTGGTGAAGATGTTCCATTAATTGAAGATGCACATGAGAAGTGTCAAAAAGCGGATATTCTCATTATTATTGGTACAAGCTTACAAGTATATCCTGCAGCTGGTCTAATTCATGCAGTACCTCCTTCATGCCAAATATTCCTTATCGACCCACACGCAGATGAGATTGATGTACCTCATCACATAAAGCTATTCAAAGAAAAAGCAAGTGATAAAGTTCCTAAACTCATTCAACAACTTCTAAATTCCAAACAATAA
- a CDS encoding NADP-dependent malic enzyme has translation MKIRKNEALNYHAEGRPGKIAVVPTKPYNTQRDLSLAYSPGVAEPCKEIALNKQDVYRYTAKGNLVAVISNGTAVLGLGNIGPEASKPVMEGKGLLFKIFSDIDVFDIEVDATNVDEFVRTVKNIAPTFGGINLEDIKAPEAFEIEARLKEELDIPVMHDDQHGTAIISAAALINALELANKKIEKIKIVVNGAGAAAIMCARLYVKLGAKLENIFMLDSKGVINAERGELPSTKEAFRNKTTMSSLQEVIRDADVFLGLSKGNVLSQDMVRSMAKNPIVFALANPVAEISYADGIASRDDIIMATGRSDAPNQVNNVLGFPYIFRGALDVRATSINEEMKLAAVKALASLAKEPVPEEVIEAYNEKNLTFSKEYIIPKPLDHRLITAVSIAVAKAAVESGVAREPIEDWVAYKRELQKRLGIDNTMMKRLEARAKKDPQRIVFAEAHDVKVLKAAQSVADRGLAKPILLGKDTKIDRLANEFAIDISGCEIIDARSEETEELRNSFGKMFFEKRKRKGLTLPEAKKLMRERNYFAAGMIEAGVADAAISGLTRNYPDTIRPALQVVGKDKDALRIVGMYVLITKRGPMFFADTTINYNPTSEELVDITLQVNDAVRRMKVKPVIAMLSYSNFGSSSGGEAKKVADAVEILHREYPEILVDGEMQANFALDTELLEEIFPFSQLVNQKVNTFIFPNLGAGNIAYKMSQQLAASDAIGPILLGMHRPFHVLQLGSTVREIINMVTIASIDAQAKKSE, from the coding sequence ATGAAGATAAGAAAGAATGAGGCCTTAAACTATCATGCAGAAGGCCGACCGGGGAAAATAGCAGTTGTACCAACAAAACCATATAATACGCAGAGAGATTTGTCTTTGGCGTATTCACCCGGAGTAGCTGAGCCATGTAAAGAGATTGCTTTGAATAAGCAAGATGTATATAGATATACGGCTAAAGGTAATTTGGTAGCTGTAATTTCTAATGGAACTGCAGTATTGGGGCTTGGGAATATAGGCCCTGAAGCTTCTAAGCCGGTAATGGAGGGTAAAGGCTTGTTATTCAAGATATTTTCTGATATTGATGTTTTCGATATAGAGGTAGATGCAACGAATGTTGATGAGTTTGTAAGAACTGTAAAGAATATTGCACCAACGTTTGGTGGAATTAATTTGGAAGATATTAAAGCTCCAGAAGCATTTGAAATTGAGGCTAGATTAAAGGAGGAATTAGATATTCCGGTGATGCATGATGATCAGCATGGTACTGCGATCATTTCTGCTGCGGCATTAATAAATGCTTTGGAACTAGCCAACAAAAAAATAGAAAAGATAAAGATTGTTGTTAATGGTGCTGGAGCGGCAGCCATTATGTGTGCGAGATTATATGTGAAGTTGGGAGCAAAACTTGAAAACATATTTATGTTGGATAGTAAAGGGGTGATTAATGCTGAAAGAGGAGAGTTGCCTTCAACAAAAGAAGCCTTTAGAAATAAAACAACGATGAGTTCATTACAAGAGGTGATCAGGGATGCAGATGTGTTCTTAGGTCTTTCCAAGGGTAATGTTTTATCGCAAGATATGGTACGTTCCATGGCTAAGAACCCGATTGTTTTTGCATTGGCAAATCCCGTGGCGGAAATTTCTTATGCTGATGGAATAGCTTCAAGAGATGATATCATTATGGCCACAGGACGTAGCGATGCGCCAAATCAAGTGAATAATGTTTTAGGGTTCCCTTATATATTTAGAGGGGCATTAGATGTTAGAGCAACTTCTATTAATGAAGAGATGAAGTTAGCAGCGGTTAAGGCATTGGCTAGTTTGGCAAAAGAACCCGTTCCTGAGGAGGTCATAGAAGCTTATAATGAAAAGAATCTGACATTCTCAAAGGAATATATTATACCAAAACCTCTGGATCATAGATTGATTACAGCAGTGTCCATTGCGGTGGCAAAAGCAGCAGTTGAAAGTGGTGTGGCAAGAGAACCGATTGAAGATTGGGTGGCTTATAAGAGAGAGCTTCAAAAAAGATTAGGTATTGATAATACCATGATGAAAAGGTTGGAGGCTAGAGCTAAAAAAGATCCGCAAAGAATTGTTTTTGCTGAGGCACATGATGTAAAAGTGTTAAAAGCGGCACAATCTGTAGCGGACAGAGGGTTAGCAAAACCAATATTACTAGGTAAGGACACGAAGATTGACCGTTTAGCAAATGAATTTGCCATTGATATTTCAGGATGTGAAATTATTGATGCCAGAAGTGAAGAGACGGAGGAGCTACGTAATAGTTTTGGTAAGATGTTCTTTGAAAAAAGAAAACGTAAAGGATTAACGTTGCCTGAAGCTAAGAAACTCATGCGGGAGCGAAATTATTTTGCGGCAGGTATGATTGAAGCAGGAGTGGCAGATGCTGCGATTTCAGGTTTGACCAGGAATTATCCGGATACGATTCGTCCAGCATTACAGGTAGTAGGAAAAGATAAAGACGCATTGAGAATTGTTGGGATGTATGTGTTGATTACCAAAAGAGGGCCTATGTTCTTTGCAGATACAACTATCAACTATAATCCAACGTCAGAAGAGCTAGTGGACATTACATTACAAGTAAATGATGCTGTCAGACGTATGAAAGTAAAGCCTGTAATTGCAATGTTGTCGTATTCTAATTTTGGTTCGTCTTCCGGTGGAGAGGCCAAGAAAGTGGCAGATGCAGTTGAAATATTACATAGGGAATACCCGGAAATTCTGGTGGATGGAGAAATGCAAGCCAATTTTGCTTTGGATACCGAATTATTAGAAGAAATTTTCCCATTTTCGCAACTTGTAAATCAAAAGGTTAATACATTTATATTTCCAAACTTAGGTGCAGGGAATATTGCGTATAAAATGTCGCAGCAATTAGCGGCATCCGATGCCATCGGTCCTATATTGCTTGGAATGCATAGGCCTTTCCATGTACTTCAATTAGGAAGTACAGTACGTGAGATAATTAATATGGTAACTATTGCGTCAATTGATGCGCAGGCTAAAAAAAGTGAATGA
- the ruvA gene encoding Holliday junction branch migration protein RuvA — MIEYLKGRLTEKNPSYVVIECNGVGYYLNISLHTYSAIGDGEALSLYTHLAIREDAHVLYGFAEKEERQFFRQLISVSGVGATTAQLVLSSLNPKDAMAAILNGEVATLQSVKGIGGKTAQRIIIDLKDKIGKLDAISDISLTPHNTNRQEALSALFALGFDKNKSSKMVDSLLKTNADMPVEELVKSALKKL; from the coding sequence ATGATAGAGTATTTAAAAGGTAGATTAACCGAAAAGAACCCAAGTTACGTAGTTATCGAATGTAATGGGGTTGGATATTACTTGAATATTTCTTTGCATACATACAGCGCCATCGGTGATGGAGAAGCTTTAAGTTTATATACACATTTAGCGATTCGTGAAGATGCACATGTGCTTTATGGTTTTGCGGAAAAAGAAGAACGCCAGTTTTTTAGACAGTTGATTTCGGTTTCAGGTGTTGGTGCAACCACTGCGCAATTGGTGCTGTCTTCGTTAAATCCAAAGGATGCTATGGCTGCGATTTTGAATGGCGAGGTGGCCACTTTACAATCCGTAAAAGGAATTGGAGGTAAAACAGCACAAAGAATAATTATTGATTTAAAAGACAAAATAGGGAAATTGGATGCGATTTCTGATATTTCTTTGACCCCACACAATACCAATCGCCAAGAGGCGTTATCTGCATTGTTTGCTTTAGGATTTGATAAAAATAAATCATCAAAAATGGTGGACTCTTTATTGAAAACCAATGCAGATATGCCAGTTGAAGAACTTGTAAAATCAGCACTTAAAAAATTATAG